A section of the Corynebacterium auris genome encodes:
- a CDS encoding nucleoside hydrolase: MRVLFDCDPGIDDTLALIYLTAAHHEGRIELEAVTTTSGNVEATQCAVNAAWVLGLCGLRTIPVAAGEPQPIACELTTTPETHGETGLGYARAPERYVESDWDALWVDAIERGTDDLHLIVTGPLTNLAAFRRLHPRHFSELTHITVMGGAFNYPGNTTPTAEWNIWVDPHAAKEVFASAALPTTVCSLGVTEKMLLEPGALEEVVEKLGPAPIAAQLPDIVRFYFEFHEEVGEGYRAQIHDLLACEVALGTVPYDATLTAIDVEADSELMRGTTVADLRDVWEREPNAEVVTRVDVDKAWAEFDRACGVHARFFGGGLDSVRHARAED, from the coding sequence ATGCGCGTCCTCTTCGACTGCGACCCGGGCATCGACGACACCCTGGCGCTGATCTATCTCACCGCGGCCCACCACGAGGGCCGGATCGAGCTGGAGGCGGTGACCACCACCTCCGGCAACGTCGAGGCCACGCAGTGTGCGGTCAACGCAGCCTGGGTTCTCGGCCTGTGCGGCTTGCGCACCATCCCCGTCGCCGCCGGGGAACCGCAGCCTATCGCCTGCGAGCTGACCACCACCCCGGAGACGCACGGGGAGACGGGTCTGGGATACGCCCGCGCCCCCGAGCGCTACGTGGAGAGCGATTGGGATGCCCTCTGGGTCGACGCGATCGAGCGGGGGACGGACGACCTGCACCTCATCGTCACCGGTCCGCTGACGAACCTCGCCGCGTTTCGACGCCTTCACCCGCGGCATTTTTCGGAGCTCACCCACATCACCGTCATGGGTGGGGCGTTCAACTACCCGGGCAACACCACCCCGACGGCGGAGTGGAACATCTGGGTCGACCCGCACGCCGCCAAGGAGGTATTCGCGTCCGCCGCGCTGCCGACCACGGTGTGTTCGCTGGGAGTGACGGAGAAGATGCTGCTGGAACCCGGAGCGCTTGAGGAGGTCGTCGAGAAGCTTGGCCCTGCCCCCATCGCTGCGCAGCTGCCGGACATCGTGCGCTTCTACTTCGAGTTCCACGAGGAGGTCGGCGAGGGCTACCGCGCGCAGATCCACGACCTGCTCGCCTGCGAGGTCGCCCTTGGCACGGTGCCTTACGACGCCACCCTGACCGCCATCGACGTTGAAGCTGATTCCGAACTCATGCGTGGAACCACGGTTGCCGACCTGCGCGACGTCTGGGAGCGCGAGCCGAATGCCGAGGTAGTGACGCGTGTCGACGTCGACAAGGCCTGGGCCGAGTTCGATCGGGCGTGCGGGGTACACGCGCGCTTTTTCGGGGGCGGCCTCGACAGCGTCCGCCACGCGCGTGCCGAGGACTAG
- a CDS encoding DNA cytosine methyltransferase: MRSSFSSSGSTPLTSLEICAGAGGQALGLERAGFRHAAVVEIDPWAAETLRQNRGPSSLHPWNVLEMDVHDLDGSPWQGEIDLFAGGVPCPPFSIAGKQLGSDDERDLFPQALRLIKEIDPRAVMLENVKGLAQKRFDAYRAQILESLDEMGYTAFWDLFQAADFGVPQLRPRFILVALKKEIATEFEWPRPQGHKVTVGEALHPLMAERGWPGAEGWALSASSVAPTLVGGSKKHGGADVGPTRAKEAWRKLGVKGTSIAEESPGPDFPIADPENLPRLTVRMGGVIQGFPDDWKWAGGKTAQWRQVGNAFPPPVAEAIGRSIKQVLARPENGSGSSRISA, translated from the coding sequence GTGCGCTCCAGCTTTTCGTCTTCCGGCTCCACTCCCCTCACCTCACTTGAAATCTGTGCAGGCGCGGGCGGGCAAGCTCTCGGCCTTGAAAGGGCCGGCTTTAGGCACGCAGCAGTTGTCGAGATCGATCCCTGGGCTGCCGAAACGTTGCGGCAAAACCGAGGGCCGTCCTCCCTACACCCGTGGAATGTGCTCGAAATGGATGTCCACGATTTAGACGGCTCCCCCTGGCAGGGTGAGATCGACCTTTTCGCGGGGGGCGTCCCCTGCCCGCCGTTTTCCATCGCAGGAAAGCAGCTCGGTTCGGACGACGAAAGGGACCTCTTCCCGCAGGCACTGCGGTTGATCAAAGAGATTGATCCGCGCGCTGTCATGCTTGAGAACGTCAAGGGGCTCGCGCAAAAGCGTTTCGACGCCTACAGGGCGCAAATCCTGGAGTCACTCGACGAGATGGGATACACGGCTTTTTGGGACCTGTTCCAGGCTGCCGATTTCGGCGTCCCCCAGTTGCGGCCCCGGTTTATCCTGGTAGCGCTCAAAAAGGAGATCGCAACGGAATTTGAATGGCCGCGGCCCCAGGGACACAAGGTCACCGTTGGTGAGGCCCTGCACCCGCTCATGGCTGAACGGGGCTGGCCCGGGGCAGAAGGCTGGGCGCTTTCCGCCTCGTCCGTGGCCCCCACGCTGGTGGGGGGTTCCAAAAAGCACGGTGGGGCCGACGTCGGCCCCACGCGCGCGAAAGAAGCCTGGCGGAAGCTCGGCGTAAAGGGGACGTCGATCGCCGAAGAATCCCCCGGGCCCGACTTCCCGATTGCCGATCCGGAAAACCTTCCGCGCCTTACCGTTCGGATGGGCGGGGTAATCCAGGGCTTTCCCGACGACTGGAAATGGGCCGGGGGCAAGACCGCGCAGTGGAGGCAGGTAGGAAACGCATTTCCCCCTCCGGTGGCAGAAGCTATTGGGAGGTCGATCAAGCAGGTTCTGGCGCGGCCCGAAAACGGTTCCGGGTCCTCCCGAATCAGCGCCTAA
- a CDS encoding ATP-binding cassette domain-containing protein, with product MDVSLIEGAGRVVQVVGESGAGLSLCARTLHERLPGVAVMRQDAVAHVSFLRETVIEEVCIGLEQRGVAPAEMQRRAERMLAVSDLAELAERNPATLSGGQTRRLAFACVAVLEPETLVLDEPFAGLDADSTSRLAAHLRSTQSRVVLLGHEFVEEVGGTRLSLLDATLTATTPPLAPLQLPQPVHAAGAPLDLGEVGARRGGGKRRWFKPRPQPEFVLDPVRVPARPGAVVWLQGGNGSGKTSLLRALAGLDGAPAPRVPASLALQRAADQVAEATVGQFVGSEQLARERGFDPGEHPLDLSARNLRLAQLAQVFAQHRPLVLLDEPDVGLDASGRAAAHAEIAAGLRRGAAVVLTCHDESFVGEVGRYAGVEKLAL from the coding sequence GTGGATGTAAGCCTGATTGAGGGGGCGGGCCGCGTGGTTCAGGTTGTCGGGGAGTCCGGCGCGGGCCTGAGCCTTTGTGCTCGCACCCTCCATGAGCGCCTGCCGGGCGTTGCGGTCATGCGCCAGGACGCGGTGGCGCACGTCAGTTTCTTGCGGGAGACGGTGATCGAGGAAGTCTGCATCGGCCTCGAGCAGCGGGGAGTAGCGCCCGCCGAGATGCAGCGCCGGGCCGAGCGCATGCTCGCCGTTTCCGACCTGGCCGAGCTCGCGGAGCGCAACCCCGCGACGTTATCCGGCGGGCAGACCCGCAGGCTCGCCTTCGCGTGCGTCGCGGTCCTTGAGCCCGAGACCCTCGTCCTCGACGAGCCTTTCGCAGGCCTCGACGCGGACTCCACCTCCCGCCTCGCCGCCCACCTGCGCTCTACGCAATCGCGGGTGGTTCTTCTCGGCCACGAGTTCGTCGAGGAGGTCGGGGGCACGCGCCTTTCGCTTCTCGACGCCACCCTCACCGCCACCACACCCCCTCTCGCGCCCCTTCAGCTGCCGCAGCCGGTGCACGCCGCGGGCGCCCCGCTTGACCTCGGCGAGGTCGGCGCGCGCCGCGGCGGGGGGAAAAGGCGCTGGTTCAAGCCCCGCCCGCAGCCGGAGTTCGTCCTCGACCCCGTCCGCGTTCCCGCGCGCCCCGGGGCGGTGGTGTGGCTTCAGGGCGGCAACGGCTCCGGCAAGACTTCGCTTCTGCGCGCGCTCGCCGGCCTCGACGGCGCGCCCGCCCCCCGCGTGCCCGCCTCGTTGGCGCTGCAGCGCGCCGCGGACCAGGTTGCCGAGGCAACGGTCGGGCAGTTCGTGGGTTCGGAGCAGCTGGCGCGCGAGAGGGGGTTCGACCCGGGGGAGCACCCGCTCGACCTGTCGGCGCGCAACTTGAGGCTGGCTCAGTTGGCCCAGGTCTTCGCCCAGCACCGCCCGCTCGTGCTCCTCGACGAGCCCGACGTCGGCCTCGACGCCTCCGGCCGTGCCGCCGCCCACGCGGAGATCGCCGCCGGTCTGCGCCGCGGGGCGGCTGTGGTGCTGACGTGTCACGACGAGAGCTTCGTCGGGGAAGTGGGGCGCTACGCGGGCGTCGAAAAGCTTGCGCTTTAG
- a CDS encoding carboxylesterase/lipase family protein, with translation MDSASRPVARTAAGEVRGIIDPNTGVRTWRGIPYGADTAGEHRFRAPRPPEPWDGVREASEYAEPALQGAFSWKDPVIGTEDCLTLDIVRPDTDDVLPVVVFFHGGTFVTGASHERVLQGHNLAVSTDIVYVSVNFRLGVLGYLDFHSLGGDCVANPGMLDQILSLRWVKDNIASFGGDPGSVTIMGESAGGAAVVHLMAAPSARGLFHRCIAQSAPCASVHTRLQAAMWVRTLLDDMDMPRTTTLADLRREDARDLVRVGQSMLFNSREVSQFNTSFMPTVDGTTLPTHPLDAFEEGEQAPVPFIIGTNADEASFAKALYQTTKSRTRAARRALEVFDKDNADVVLSAYGHAEERSDFAELIADAVFWAPSVTLATAHRRAAPTWMYRFDYASATKRRLGLGAMHTSDLEAVFGAPLTTRASQIDRFSSQEGLGEISRVMQHHWGSFFHGGAPGEEWPVYGFRSDDKPGRATAVFREKFWVEFDPKAAKRRAWEQFNMREWGNNRQDLVESLATFADEESSGEQ, from the coding sequence ATGGACTCAGCCTCACGCCCGGTCGCCCGCACGGCGGCAGGGGAGGTCCGCGGAATCATCGACCCGAACACAGGTGTGCGCACCTGGCGCGGGATCCCCTACGGCGCCGACACTGCGGGGGAACACCGCTTTCGTGCGCCGCGCCCGCCAGAGCCATGGGACGGAGTGCGCGAGGCAAGCGAGTACGCGGAGCCGGCTCTGCAGGGCGCTTTTAGCTGGAAAGACCCGGTGATCGGGACCGAGGATTGCCTCACCCTTGATATTGTGCGCCCCGACACTGACGACGTGCTTCCGGTTGTCGTTTTCTTCCACGGCGGTACCTTCGTCACCGGCGCGAGCCACGAGCGGGTACTGCAGGGCCACAACCTGGCGGTGTCCACGGATATTGTCTACGTGTCGGTGAACTTCCGGCTCGGAGTGCTCGGCTACCTGGATTTTCATTCGCTCGGCGGCGACTGCGTGGCCAACCCTGGGATGCTTGACCAGATCTTGTCGCTGCGGTGGGTGAAGGACAACATAGCCTCCTTCGGAGGGGATCCCGGCAGCGTGACCATCATGGGGGAGTCCGCGGGCGGCGCCGCGGTCGTGCACCTGATGGCCGCCCCGTCCGCACGGGGCCTGTTTCACCGCTGCATCGCTCAGTCGGCGCCGTGCGCCAGCGTCCACACACGCCTTCAGGCAGCGATGTGGGTGCGCACGCTTCTCGATGACATGGATATGCCCCGCACCACCACCTTGGCCGACCTCAGACGCGAGGACGCCCGAGACCTCGTGCGGGTGGGGCAGTCGATGCTCTTCAACAGCCGCGAGGTCTCGCAGTTCAACACCTCTTTCATGCCCACGGTGGACGGCACGACCCTGCCGACCCACCCGCTCGACGCCTTCGAGGAGGGTGAGCAGGCGCCGGTGCCCTTCATCATCGGCACGAATGCCGACGAGGCGAGCTTCGCCAAAGCCCTCTACCAGACCACGAAGTCCCGCACGCGCGCCGCGCGGCGGGCGCTGGAGGTGTTTGACAAGGACAACGCGGACGTGGTGCTCAGCGCTTACGGCCACGCGGAGGAGCGTTCGGACTTCGCTGAGCTCATCGCGGACGCGGTGTTCTGGGCGCCCTCGGTGACCCTGGCCACGGCACACCGGCGCGCCGCCCCGACGTGGATGTACCGTTTCGACTACGCCTCGGCAACCAAGCGGCGGCTGGGACTGGGGGCGATGCATACCTCGGACCTTGAGGCGGTGTTTGGGGCCCCGCTGACTACGCGTGCTTCCCAGATCGATCGATTTAGTTCGCAGGAAGGCCTCGGCGAGATCAGCCGCGTCATGCAGCACCACTGGGGATCTTTCTTCCACGGCGGAGCGCCGGGCGAGGAGTGGCCAGTCTACGGCTTCCGCAGTGACGATAAACCAGGCCGGGCAACCGCGGTGTTTCGCGAAAAGTTCTGGGTGGAATTCGACCCGAAAGCGGCCAAACGTCGGGCCTGGGAGCAGTTCAACATGCGCGAGTGGGGCAACAACCGCCAGGACCTCGTGGAGTCCCTGGCCACCTTCGCCGACGAGGAAAGCTCCGGGGAGCAGTAG
- a CDS encoding ABC transporter permease, giving the protein MNPLTALSLAASGWILVLGVNLPAFSAAVVAVALVAGTIRARGLSVVAAVAALSLPAAASMALIHAPFGAEPIAPLITADGLAVAGSLSLRFAALMSCFIGAMTFVSIPDLVKALQVAPGGNRLAYIAGSALQLLPQGARTAGVVREANRLRGRRIGVRTVVPHMVLPVLAELLTGGANRGFALETAGYDLPGARTVLRPAPDSMLQRVVRWLAPLGAVAVVVWM; this is encoded by the coding sequence GTGAACCCGCTGACGGCTCTGTCGCTGGCGGCCTCGGGCTGGATCCTGGTGCTGGGGGTCAATCTCCCCGCGTTTTCCGCCGCAGTGGTCGCGGTGGCGCTCGTGGCGGGCACGATCCGGGCCAGGGGCCTCTCCGTTGTGGCCGCCGTGGCGGCCCTGAGCCTGCCCGCGGCGGCGTCGATGGCCCTCATCCACGCCCCCTTCGGCGCCGAGCCCATCGCCCCGCTCATCACCGCCGACGGTCTCGCCGTGGCGGGGAGTCTGAGCCTCCGCTTCGCCGCGCTGATGTCGTGTTTCATCGGCGCGATGACGTTCGTGAGCATCCCCGACCTGGTCAAGGCGCTACAGGTCGCGCCCGGCGGGAACCGTTTGGCCTACATCGCGGGCTCGGCATTGCAGCTCCTGCCGCAGGGGGCGCGCACGGCGGGGGTTGTGCGCGAGGCAAATAGGTTGCGCGGCAGGCGCATCGGTGTGCGCACGGTTGTGCCGCACATGGTTCTCCCCGTGCTCGCCGAGCTGCTGACCGGGGGAGCGAACCGGGGGTTCGCGCTGGAAACCGCCGGGTACGACCTGCCCGGCGCGCGCACGGTGCTGCGCCCGGCCCCCGACTCAATGCTTCAACGGGTCGTGCGCTGGCTCGCACCCCTCGGCGCGGTGGCGGTGGTCGTGTGGATGTAA
- a CDS encoding NaeI family type II restriction endonuclease gives MQPDDPMPYALAEHFRSCIPEGEAMGRVFRETFDQAYDGQNTGRFRPSDLSKTELAHIGSLLEINIRRTFSDLISDGDSMDFKILGADVDCKYSKLPFGWMIPNEALGHYVMLCHANEELSTFRVGFLKITPELLNRGANRDQKRTLNALGRSSIAWAWLDQNYPKNILLQLDPEIVDTIMSPTSGQQRLNNLFLHVQQELIPRGVVYTVAQQKDSMKRLRANGGSRSHLAPMGILILGDYKGHQRIARDLGLPVCTKGDSLAVRVVRAEHDYAGPKTEINGTFWRIAKPEDPIEPAPIAPR, from the coding sequence GTGCAGCCAGACGATCCGATGCCCTATGCCCTCGCGGAACATTTCCGCTCCTGCATTCCGGAAGGCGAGGCCATGGGGCGGGTATTCCGCGAGACCTTTGACCAGGCCTACGATGGTCAGAACACAGGTAGGTTTCGGCCCTCCGATTTGAGCAAAACGGAACTAGCCCACATCGGGTCTCTACTCGAAATCAACATTCGGCGCACTTTCAGCGACCTCATCTCAGACGGGGACTCAATGGATTTCAAGATCCTTGGGGCGGACGTTGACTGCAAATACTCGAAGCTCCCCTTCGGCTGGATGATCCCTAACGAAGCTCTCGGCCACTACGTCATGCTGTGCCACGCGAACGAGGAGTTATCCACCTTCAGAGTCGGTTTTCTCAAGATCACGCCGGAACTTCTCAACCGCGGCGCAAACCGCGACCAGAAACGGACACTCAACGCTCTAGGCAGATCTTCCATCGCCTGGGCGTGGCTCGACCAGAACTATCCGAAGAACATCCTCCTACAGCTAGATCCCGAAATCGTCGACACCATCATGTCGCCCACCTCTGGGCAACAGCGCCTTAATAACCTCTTTTTGCATGTGCAACAAGAGCTCATCCCCCGGGGCGTCGTCTACACCGTCGCCCAGCAGAAAGACTCCATGAAGCGACTACGCGCCAACGGCGGGTCGCGGTCCCACCTCGCTCCCATGGGCATCCTTATCCTGGGGGATTACAAAGGACACCAACGAATTGCGCGAGACCTGGGCCTACCCGTATGCACCAAAGGCGACAGCCTCGCAGTTCGCGTAGTCCGGGCTGAGCACGACTACGCGGGGCCCAAGACGGAAATTAACGGAACATTCTGGCGTATCGCGAAACCCGAGGATCCCATCGAGCCCGCCCCTATCGCGCCTCGCTAG
- a CDS encoding MFS transporter: MGTEHSSAATRPRIPTAIHVLAAAAFVIALGYGFIAPILPQFSQSFGVSMAAAGAVVSVFAAARVIGAPGAGLLVDRFGSRPVYLTGLLIVAVSTFMVAFAQAYWHIFALRFIAGFGSTMFTLSAQALIVRVTHPSIRGRANALYASAFLLGSIFGPVIGAALSFLGFRPPFAIYGVLIALAVVVVWAGTARSSRRAVLPPKLPAMPLREALASPTYQSALTSGFTNGWANMGVRVAVLPLFAASVFAHGEAAAGLALTAFAVGTAVTLQFSGALADAVGRKPLILAGLAAIAVFTGLMGFATTFWSLIIVSVLAGIGGGLMNPAQQATLADIIGNDRSAGKVLSTFQMTQDAGAIVAPIAAGMLAEKFGFAAAFASCGVIALVSLLTWAVHGKETGTRHD, from the coding sequence ATGGGCACTGAGCATTCTTCGGCCGCCACGCGGCCCCGCATTCCCACTGCGATTCATGTACTGGCGGCTGCGGCATTCGTCATCGCGCTCGGCTACGGTTTCATCGCCCCGATCCTCCCGCAGTTCAGCCAGAGCTTCGGGGTATCGATGGCGGCCGCAGGGGCCGTGGTCTCGGTTTTTGCCGCCGCGCGCGTGATCGGAGCGCCCGGCGCCGGACTGCTGGTGGACAGGTTCGGTTCGCGTCCCGTCTATCTGACCGGGTTGCTCATCGTCGCTGTGTCGACCTTCATGGTCGCCTTCGCCCAGGCGTATTGGCACATCTTCGCGCTGCGCTTCATCGCGGGGTTCGGCTCGACTATGTTCACGTTGTCCGCCCAGGCACTCATCGTGCGCGTGACGCACCCGAGCATCCGGGGACGCGCCAACGCGCTGTATGCCTCGGCCTTCCTGCTGGGAAGCATCTTTGGCCCGGTCATCGGCGCCGCGCTGTCCTTTTTGGGGTTCCGGCCGCCCTTCGCCATTTACGGTGTCCTCATCGCGCTGGCCGTCGTGGTCGTCTGGGCAGGCACGGCGCGCTCGAGCCGGAGGGCGGTCCTGCCGCCGAAGCTGCCGGCGATGCCACTGCGGGAGGCGCTGGCCTCACCGACGTACCAGAGCGCACTGACGTCGGGCTTTACCAACGGGTGGGCGAACATGGGGGTCAGGGTCGCGGTTCTGCCGCTGTTCGCCGCCAGCGTGTTTGCCCACGGCGAGGCCGCGGCGGGCCTGGCTCTCACAGCGTTCGCCGTGGGAACGGCCGTCACACTGCAGTTTTCCGGCGCCCTGGCGGACGCAGTCGGGCGCAAGCCGCTGATCCTCGCGGGCCTGGCGGCCATCGCGGTGTTCACCGGGCTGATGGGCTTTGCTACGACGTTTTGGTCCCTCATTATCGTCTCCGTGCTCGCCGGCATCGGCGGCGGGCTGATGAACCCGGCGCAGCAGGCAACTTTGGCGGACATCATCGGCAACGACCGCTCAGCGGGCAAGGTGTTGTCCACGTTCCAGATGACGCAGGATGCGGGCGCGATCGTCGCCCCAATCGCGGCCGGTATGCTCGCGGAAAAGTTCGGTTTCGCTGCAGCGTTCGCCTCCTGCGGCGTGATCGCTCTCGTGTCGCTGCTCACGTGGGCTGTGCACGGAAAAGAGACAGGCACACGCCACGATTAA
- a CDS encoding bifunctional metallophosphatase/5'-nucleotidase translates to MRFRSHLTAVAVTSVSALALSGLPIAHAQTGVEFTISNFTDFHGRWAKNESNNVPGAVALKCAIDKAGEGKPQAITSSGDNIGASPFESMLLNDAPTIGVLNAMGLDVTAVGNHEFDKGAADLTDRVVPDSDFPHLAANAEGLKKDGEKLKDYHIMDLGGVKVAFIGAVTDDMPGLVSPAGIAGITWHDPVASINKIANELTEDGKADVVIALPHEGNIPATAWSENVDAVFMGHTHEYVEQFNSTPIIFQAGEYSKGLANIDFSYDKETDALTVQKAELLRAEQISQCDTPYPEIQKIINDAMKTAGAAGQRVIGVLDEPIYRGANEGKEPGSNRGVESQLNNLIANSYRWGVAQRTDITPDIGIMNSGGVRADLLAGDVTLRNAQEVQPFDGDITYTTLKGADFIEALEQQWQTEEGARPFLALGVSDNVAYTYDPNKNRGERITQVLVDGTPLDPNADYIVAGPSYILGGGDKFTAFTKGTPLAALGVKDLEIFVDYLESFLGEGDAPGPRSGQSNVGVSYEQPLVAGREATIHLTSLIYTMGETATTVTIELGGAKKTVDIDPDFGPDGYNEAGKATVALALPAEAVGNQNLRITTDAGTDISVPVTVHAPGASESSSNGSAEHGSSQVGSSAFAAGSAVGSFATVAAIVGALFAAIGGLLTIQPQLLDLLRNNVPGFPL, encoded by the coding sequence GTGCGATTCCGCTCTCACCTGACCGCCGTCGCTGTGACGTCGGTAAGCGCCCTAGCTCTCTCTGGCCTCCCTATTGCCCACGCCCAAACGGGCGTCGAGTTCACCATTTCAAACTTCACGGACTTTCACGGCCGCTGGGCGAAGAATGAAAGTAATAATGTTCCCGGTGCAGTCGCGCTGAAGTGCGCTATCGACAAGGCCGGCGAAGGAAAGCCACAGGCTATTACCTCGTCGGGCGACAACATTGGGGCCTCGCCCTTCGAGTCCATGTTGCTGAACGATGCACCCACCATCGGCGTCCTGAACGCAATGGGCCTGGACGTCACCGCCGTCGGCAACCACGAGTTTGACAAGGGAGCCGCTGACCTGACCGATCGCGTCGTTCCGGACTCGGATTTCCCGCACCTGGCGGCTAACGCGGAGGGGCTCAAGAAGGACGGCGAGAAGCTCAAGGACTACCACATCATGGACCTCGGCGGAGTCAAGGTAGCCTTCATTGGCGCGGTCACCGACGATATGCCCGGACTTGTGTCCCCCGCTGGTATCGCAGGGATCACCTGGCACGACCCTGTCGCAAGCATTAACAAGATCGCGAACGAACTCACCGAGGACGGGAAAGCTGACGTCGTCATTGCTCTCCCCCACGAAGGAAATATCCCCGCCACCGCCTGGTCTGAGAACGTTGACGCCGTGTTCATGGGCCACACGCACGAGTACGTCGAGCAGTTCAACTCGACCCCGATCATCTTCCAGGCGGGCGAGTACTCCAAAGGCCTGGCCAATATCGATTTTTCCTACGACAAGGAAACCGACGCGCTGACAGTGCAGAAGGCGGAGCTGCTCCGCGCCGAGCAGATCTCCCAATGCGACACGCCTTACCCGGAAATCCAGAAGATTATCAACGACGCCATGAAGACGGCAGGTGCTGCAGGACAGCGCGTCATCGGCGTCCTCGACGAGCCGATCTACCGAGGTGCCAACGAGGGCAAAGAACCGGGCTCCAACCGCGGCGTGGAATCGCAGCTGAACAACCTCATCGCGAACTCCTACAGATGGGGGGTGGCACAACGCACCGATATCACGCCGGACATCGGAATTATGAACTCCGGCGGCGTCCGGGCTGACCTCCTCGCCGGTGACGTCACGCTCAGGAACGCGCAGGAAGTGCAGCCGTTCGACGGCGACATCACTTATACCACCCTGAAGGGTGCGGACTTCATCGAGGCGCTCGAGCAGCAGTGGCAAACAGAAGAAGGAGCGCGGCCTTTCCTCGCCCTCGGTGTCTCCGACAACGTTGCGTACACATACGACCCGAACAAGAACCGCGGTGAACGCATCACCCAGGTGCTCGTAGACGGCACGCCGCTCGACCCGAACGCGGACTACATCGTCGCCGGCCCTTCATACATCCTTGGAGGCGGCGACAAATTCACAGCCTTTACCAAGGGCACCCCTCTCGCAGCACTAGGAGTGAAGGACCTAGAAATTTTCGTCGACTACCTTGAGTCTTTCCTCGGTGAGGGTGACGCGCCGGGTCCACGGAGTGGGCAATCCAACGTCGGCGTGAGCTACGAGCAGCCGCTCGTAGCCGGACGCGAGGCGACGATCCACCTCACGTCGCTGATTTACACAATGGGCGAAACCGCCACCACCGTCACAATCGAGCTCGGCGGAGCAAAAAAGACCGTGGACATTGACCCCGATTTCGGACCCGACGGGTACAACGAAGCGGGTAAGGCCACCGTCGCCCTCGCCCTGCCCGCCGAAGCCGTGGGCAACCAGAACCTGCGCATCACGACGGACGCCGGCACCGACATCTCCGTTCCGGTGACCGTTCACGCGCCCGGTGCTTCCGAATCTTCTTCGAACGGGTCCGCTGAACACGGATCGTCACAGGTCGGCTCGTCCGCATTTGCCGCGGGTTCCGCCGTCGGGAGCTTTGCCACCGTGGCGGCCATCGTCGGGGCCCTTTTCGCTGCGATCGGTGGTTTGCTGACGATCCAGCCGCAGCTGCTCGACCTGCTGCGCAACAACGTCCCCGGCTTCCCGCTGTAA
- a CDS encoding ECF transporter S component, with product MSHVTHAGDRWTPARKALVGVGAAIIFATWLYIVLVRPTDWESVTSSREGLITLAGYGVGTVLLLAATLPILPARTIGLIPIAMIINSVIGQIVGSIGVPLYLDTIGTVLVAALAGPVAGMATGALNNVVWGLLTPAALPFAAGAALVGFLAGVFIHALRAFRNVGFVVLYGALLGLIGGVVAAPVAAFVYGGTAGLGTGAVVTLFREMGASLLESVTFQSFISDPLDKILVMLIVFGAMKAMPKRMVRSFAPLEESATP from the coding sequence ATGTCGCATGTCACCCACGCCGGGGACCGGTGGACGCCCGCCCGCAAAGCCCTCGTTGGCGTCGGCGCCGCGATTATTTTCGCAACCTGGCTCTACATCGTCCTGGTCCGCCCGACCGACTGGGAGAGCGTGACCTCCTCCCGCGAAGGCCTGATCACCCTGGCGGGTTACGGGGTCGGCACCGTTCTGCTGCTCGCCGCGACGCTGCCGATCCTACCGGCGCGCACGATCGGGCTGATCCCGATCGCGATGATCATTAACTCCGTCATCGGCCAGATCGTCGGTTCGATCGGTGTGCCCCTTTACCTCGACACCATCGGCACCGTGCTCGTCGCTGCGCTGGCCGGGCCGGTCGCCGGGATGGCCACCGGCGCGCTCAACAACGTGGTGTGGGGCCTGCTCACGCCCGCCGCGCTGCCGTTCGCCGCCGGCGCCGCCCTGGTGGGCTTCCTCGCCGGCGTGTTCATCCACGCGCTGCGCGCCTTCCGCAACGTCGGCTTCGTCGTGCTCTACGGCGCGCTCCTCGGCCTCATAGGCGGTGTTGTCGCCGCCCCCGTCGCCGCCTTTGTCTACGGCGGAACCGCGGGCCTGGGCACCGGAGCCGTGGTGACGCTCTTCCGCGAGATGGGGGCGTCCCTTCTGGAATCCGTGACGTTCCAGTCCTTCATCTCCGACCCGCTGGACAAGATCCTGGTCATGCTCATCGTCTTCGGAGCGATGAAGGCGATGCCGAAGCGGATGGTGCGCTCCTTCGCCCCGTTGGAGGAAAGCGCCACGCCGTGA